CCTCAGGTCACTGACAACCGGAGAGCTGCAGTCTGAGGAcaagaagacagagagacacttcAGTTGAACTTCTGAGAGCTTTTAGGTCAGCTCACATAAGAAGAGCAAAAAGTCTGCACGACGGTATATATTCCTTCAAGTAAAGACACTCACCTTCTGTTGACGTTGAATCCATCGTGTTGTAGAAAATGAAGTCAAACTTAACTTTGAACCACAATTCTGTGCAATTCTTAACCCTTCCTCCTAGCTCACAGGTCCTCTGTACTGGATTGCTAGTaatatattttctctctctctctctctgtggtcaaATAGAAAGTGAAACTCACAGTTCCTCTGTTCTggattgttctctctctctctctctctctctctctctctctctctgtctttgatCAAATAGAAAGTGAAACTCACAGTCCCTCTGTACTGGATTGCtagttctttctctcctccacatTGCACACTGAGAAATTGTATAAATTAGTCGAATAAAGTCAATTCGAATATATTTGGAAAAAAATTAGGTATAAAAAGAAATAGCGTatggttgattaaaaaaaatagaaaacagcACAACTCAAACTATACTATATTTGCAAAGTATACACATACGGTACACTCATCCAGCCACTCAATATGAGTAATACAACTGGCAAGTTACAGTGAAAAAAACACGATGATAGTGGGAGTGAGGGAGTACTGCAAACAATTAATAATAAACAGGACAgttaaaatgtacaaataaaataattttaaaatgctTTGAAAATAGATGCCATTAAAACAAATGCTGCAATTTCATTGGAACTACTTTCTACTGAAGAAATGGTCTCTCGAAAAAGAGTTGAGTGGTTATCATGCCAGTCggtgacaggaagtgacctttCTGATGCGACGCCTGTGTTCCCGTagaaccagttgtttcagatgttTGTTCTGCAAGGCTATGGTTACTTTCTGTTctttaaatatctttaaatatgtcCATGGTTGCCAGGATCAACTGTGATCAGGGTGTTCCCTCAAACTCTTGACACCCTGGAAATTACTCTTTTTAAATGTGCCTTCTTGGCGAGTATGTGTCTTATGAATTCACTGGAGTCCTGAAAGCTTTTCTTGGAATAGTTACTTGCTGGGGCCAAACGAGACCACGCCGGGGCCCGACTACACTCTttccaagtggcaagggccttTCGTGGTCACGGGGTGGTGCGTTCtgacgggggcggagctacacagatctACCACCTCatcctcctaaaagcatggagggaggcatgaaagataccaacgcccgattactcggtggtatctggcttttcAGCCTCGGGACGCAGAAGGGACGAAGTCGGGGGAAGAGACCGGAGTCACCGTCTGCAAGGCggtcggagagagagacgaagacAGAGACAGTCGGCTCAACCGACAGTCAATAAAACCCATTGAGAACCTAtcactgatgagtaataggcgcctctggcattacggagggccttctcaTTCTAAGCGTGATTCTTCCAAATTGGTGGAACGCCATATACTTTCAAGCTTTTCGCAATGTTTGCTTTGGTTTGCggttctgagggttataccaagGAGCAAACCTGCAAATAATGAGCACAAGCATCTGAACCGAGGGCCCGTTGAAGCCTGTGTTGCAATGGGGGCGTTCTCTCTGCCATCTAGTGGCTCGACAAAGCAACTTTCGATGTACCCACCTGCTTGCTTTGTCCTAACTAACTTCACTAAAATAGTCCTAGATTTTTTCACCAAACAAAGCAGTTTATTATGACATGGGAGTTGTTTCACGTGGTGCTCGTCAGATCTCCTGAACGCATCAAACTCCAATCAGCTGTcatctcctcctcgcctccataTGTTGCCCAAATATGGCCCATCGCGGGCCGAGAAACGACAAGATGGTAGCAATCAACAATGTCTGGAACAAAGTGTCCTTGTGCTGTCATTTTCTGCATAactagccgtgtgtgtgtgtgtgtgtgtattgagtaTGCAGCATTACACACTGCTGCCCTCCCACACCCCTGTATGAGATCCAAGGAGACAAGCTGGTCAGTCATAACAGAAGAAAGACACCAACTACTCGCATCACGCGACTACAGCGCCAAGAAGCACACGGAGGATCGTCAACATCTGTGGACATCTGGTTGCGTGATTAGTGAATTAAAGGTATGTTTTATTGAGCTTCATTGAACTGCAGCGTGAGGAAATGAATGAATTGATTGAACTAAAGAAAACCAGCTGAAGCAAGTTCAATGCacttattcatatttatgtaacTGTTGTATTGTACTGGTTTAAAAAGAACAACGGTCTCAAAATGATTCAATGTGTTTGTTAAAATGTGCTTCTGTAAAGTAAATCTGTGGAACACTGTCATCTTAACAGTATTGCTGAAGAAAGTTCACCGAGGAGAAGAAGGGGACTCCTCTCACGATCTCACAATCCCTGGTCGTCCCACTGAATGACTCAGAACATACCGCGGGAAACTTTGACTTTCATCTCCTGAGAGCTCAGCAAACCTCCTGGCGAGGAAGACGAGAAAAGAATCTGAAATCGTTCTGCTTTTCTTCCATCGAGAGCGCGAGAGGAGCTTCTTCGTCGGCCATGGCGTCAACGGGTCTCCAGCTGCTGGGCTTGGTGTTGGCTGTGATGGGGTGGGTGGGCGGGGCGCTGGTGTGCGCGGCTCCTCTGTGGCGCGTGTCCGCCTTCGTGGGCGGCGAGCTGGTGATCGCACAGGTGTTGTGGGAGGGACTGTGGATGAACTGCCTGTCTCAGACCACAGGTCAGATCCAGTGCAAGTCCTACGACTCCACCCTGGCGCTGCCCGCGTCTGCCCAGGCCGCCCGGAGCCTCACTGTTCTCGccttactcctctgcctcctggcCCTCATGCTCGGGGTGGCCGGGGCCAAGTGTACTCACTGCATGGGGGACGGTAACCACGCCAACAAGGCTCGGCTGGCAAGGATAGCGGGGCTGCTCTTCGGCGTGGCTGGCTTGGCCTACATAATACCCATCAGTTGGACGGCCCATGCGATCATCAGGGACTTCTACGATCCGAATGTCCCGGCGCCTTTAAAGAGAGAGCTGGGGCCGGCCCTGTACCTGGGCTGGGGGGCCAGCCTGCTGCTCATGGTGGGGGGCTCTCTGCTCTACATGGGCTCTTCTCCACAAGGAGCAAGAGCGCTGCCTGTTTTCGGCGGAGCAGCGAAGGACAACCCAGTGGCAGGGCCGTCAGGGGAGGCCAAGCAACCGGGGAAATCATTTGTATGAGATGATTTTATTGGACGTGCAAGGTCAACCTGCAAGGTCACCGTCTATT
The nucleotide sequence above comes from Pseudoliparis swirei isolate HS2019 ecotype Mariana Trench chromosome 24, NWPU_hadal_v1, whole genome shotgun sequence. Encoded proteins:
- the LOC130190228 gene encoding claudin-4-like, with the translated sequence MASTGLQLLGLVLAVMGWVGGALVCAAPLWRVSAFVGGELVIAQVLWEGLWMNCLSQTTGQIQCKSYDSTLALPASAQAARSLTVLALLLCLLALMLGVAGAKCTHCMGDGNHANKARLARIAGLLFGVAGLAYIIPISWTAHAIIRDFYDPNVPAPLKRELGPALYLGWGASLLLMVGGSLLYMGSSPQGARALPVFGGAAKDNPVAGPSGEAKQPGKSFV